The Rhododendron vialii isolate Sample 1 chromosome 5a, ASM3025357v1 genome contains a region encoding:
- the LOC131326181 gene encoding DEAD-box ATP-dependent RNA helicase 10-like, with amino-acid sequence MAEDEHVQLVNSFNDLGLCLCEGIQRACLRNPVKIEAASKYSTVGTVTQLCCFVPSKHKDCYLVYLLTEMSGSTSMVFTRTSDSTCLLAQMLRNLGLKAIQIYGQMSQHSQYALTLFHSWQAKRLGGLKKFNAGKCNILVCTDVGMREIDIRRADLVINYDIPSNSKP; translated from the exons ATGGCAGAGGACGAACATGTACAACTGGTGAATTCATTCAATGATCTTGGACTATGTCTGTGTGAAGGTATCCAGAGGGCTTGTCTGAGGAATCCTGTGAAG ATTGAGGCTGCGTCTAAATATTCCACTGTTGGAACCGTAACGCAACTGTGTTGCTTCGTGCCTTCGAAGCACAAG GATTGCTATCTCGTATATCTTCTGACTGAGATGTCTGGAAGTACATCAATGGTTTTTACTCGAACAAGTGATTCAACATGCCTTTTGGCTCAAATGCTTCGAAACCTTGGGCTAAAAGCCATACAAATTTATGGTCAAATGAGCCAG CATTCGCAGTATGCCCTCACCTTGTTTCATTCATGGCAAGCCAAAAGATTGGGAGGCTTAAAGAAGTTCAACGCTGGGAAGTGTAATATCCTTGTGTGCACTGATGTGGGCATGAGAGAGATTGACATTCGACGTGCGGATTTGGTTATCAATTATGATATCCCCTCAAATTCCAAG